Below is a window of Sceloporus undulatus isolate JIND9_A2432 ecotype Alabama chromosome 9, SceUnd_v1.1, whole genome shotgun sequence DNA.
AGTGAATGCAAGGAATGGGGACTAGTGAGCGTGTCTCCAGCCATTCTCTCCACGGATGGATGGGACTCAGTTGGGTTCCTCTCTGGAGAACGGAGTCctgaatttttccttcagcttCTGGAAGGTCTCAGAGAACCAGCTCCTGTTAATGGCAAGACAGCAATGAGAGGATTTGACCAAAGTCACCCCATTCTCTCAAAGGACTCTAACCACTATCCCTTGTTCctcctaggcttcctcccaaatCGTTCGGGGAGCATGGAGGGTGGACAAAATGGAGCCCTCCAAAGCTTCCTTTTTACTACTGACTATCAAGAGGGCTTCTGGAGAACCTCTGAAGGAGAGTTCGCCAATCGGTCGCCAACCGCAATCtcattgtgtggcttcaagttgtttccaacttatggagaccttaaggcaaacctatcatagggtcttcagagtggatttaccattgccatcctctgaggctgagagagtgtgacttgcccaaggtctcccagcaGAGTTCTGTGGCCGAGCCtgggttcaaaccctggcttcctagtgtcctagtccaatgctcagaccattacaccacacctacactacacaattatagctctatgattcgGCTCTAActgtctgtggaatcctggggtctgcagTGTGTTGTTGCAGTTATTAATTTCTTGCTTGCTTTTATTTCCACCCCACGATCCCAGGGAAATCTGTTCCCACAATCCCTTGCATGGGGACAAGTCGCCATGAGTGTTCATAGGGTGTAAATACTGTAAAAGGCACCAGAccctggaagctaagtagggttggccctggttagtacttggaggggagaccaccaacaaatcccaggtgctgtaagctatattttggaggaaggaactgacaaaaacacctctgcctaagaaaaccctagggaaTTCaggaggtcaccataagttggcaggcaaattgaaggcacatgtacacaTACGCACTATGACCTTCTGTAACAGACATTTTGGGAAGTGGAGACTTCTTTGTTTCTGACTCAATGCATTCTGTCCTAGTCTGTAGCGCCACCTGGTGGTTGCATCAGAAACTGAAACCTTTTCCCTTGAATGCAATCTGGATTTGGCCAACATTGGACAAGACTTGCACCAGTTTCCAAAtgttggttctccagatgttttggacttcagttcccagaatgtcTGACACTTAGGCaagctgcctggggcttctgggaactgtagtccaaaatacccagaggaccaaagtttgggaatcactggactagACTCTGCAGAAAGCTGCCTACAGGGCTGTGTCTGtctatgctttcaagtcaatttatggtgcccccatgaatttcatagggctttcttaggcaaggaatcctcagaggtggttttgctaattccttcctcgaaaatataacccacagcacctggtattccttggcagacccccatccaagtactaaccagtgctgaccctgcttagattccaagatcagaagggatctggtgccttcaaggaaTGTAGACCCATAGGGCTGCTTGCCTGCAAACTAAACCGGTGTCCCCACCCCTACACTATACGCTCTTCTGGGATTtccagtctttaaaaaaagaatctggaGGCAGATCTGCAAGAAATCAGTTCACTATTCACCTGGTTTTGTTGCTTATTTCGCTCTGGTGGAGGCCTTGGAAAGCGGCCTTGGTCTTCTCTCCGAAGCGGTCCACAAAGGTCTGAACGTCATGCTGGAATCTCTCGAACTTCTGAGACAGAGTGGGCTCCGTCACGGTCTGGACCTCAGAATCTGGGAGACAGCAAAGAAACatcaacatacatacatacatacatatataaaacttGGGATCATCCcaagagatggaaaccttcagaAAAGCAGGTACGGTGTCCTCTTTCCACCATGTCTGGGAGGGGAGCTTTTACTGATGCATGAAAACCGGCGAGATCCTTTGCTACACTTAagactgtgtttgtgtgtatgttgggGAGCTGTTTCACAAAGCAAAGTACAGTACATGCATTTGATACACTTAGTCTGGACATTAATGGGTAAATAACTGGGATTTCAagccagtggcttccatggctgCTCTGTGTTTCAGGCCAGACTTTGGAAGAGCTATCCAAGGCGCTGCACCTAATTTTGGAGAAATGGTTCAACATGTCGAACGGTTCCTATCCAAACTGAGATtgtaaccatctcttcttcatgGAACGTAATTTTATGCCCACCCTCTAAGTGTATTTATTCATCACATAAATAAATAGGGGTTCCTCTGAAAACACATATCACAAGCCTCCAGAGTGCTCTTACATTGCAAAACTTTTTGGCCTGCTAGAGATAACCAAGCGGCTGTTCCCTGGGAAAATGTTGGCGTTTTCAGACAAAAACGCAGGTGTTTGCCCTCCTCAGCAGCTGGGATGGTCCAGACCAGATACGCATGGACATGCCAAACTGGGAAGGGCTGCTGGGAACTGGGTGTGTATGCGCTGGGGGGAAACGAGAAAGACCAGGAAGGTGTGGTGGCACATTGATGCGACAAGGAGCCATTGCAAAACTGCACAAGTTTGAGAAAAAGAGGTGACAGCGCTTCGTTGCGgaatttggaaaagttgctttcgGGGATTGCAACACCGCAGGAGTGTTTTGGCGAGAGGATTCTGGGCCTTTGGGATGAGAGAGTAACTTTGCAAAGCAAGGAGGAGAAGGGTGAGAATGAGGTTCATTGGGGTCTGGAAAAGTTTCTCTTGTGGGGTTTAACAGCAGGGACATCTTGGCTTAGAGGTCCTGGATAGATGAGCTGAAAAAAAATACCTTTGCAaatcaaggaggaggaagaggaggaggagagaaagacagTGGTGGTGAGAATCATTGGAGGCTGCAAAAGTTTATGTTGTGGGTTGCATTgcaatggccatgttggctacagtttaatctgcactgcaaaaataatgcagtttgatgcagtatcctcagcactctcctccaagaccacatctccaatgagtttcttttccttttatttgccttttttaatgtccagctctcacgtcCGTACTTGGAGACGGGGAATACAACGGCTTGGACGgatctaactttagtgctcagatgtatatctttgccctttaggatcttttctggtCCTTTCAcggctgccctccccattcatagtcttcttctgatttcttgaccgcagtcttcattctgatccaTATTTAAGCCAAGGTTTGAGAAatcttttgactatttcaatttactCATTGTCTGGGGGAAATTCTTGTATTAGATCTTCCATGAgcattggttttgtttttgtccttttaatATTCAGCATTGATCCAACCTTGGCATTTTCCTCCCTGACCTCCTTCAGcgattgctccaggtctttgttggctTCTGCAAGGAATATTGTGCCATCTGTGTGTCTTTAGATTGCTAATGATCCTTCCTCCTagctttgaactacaactcccataatcccgtATCTGACggtgggattatgggagctggagtttaACATATCTGGATGCACTGGAAATGGGGTGGATGGGGAAAATCTGTGCCACTCTTCTGCTGTGAGACATCCGCACTGATGGTGcataatataatatgatataataatataatataatatagtcagaagaacagaatagaatagcaTAGTCAAAGCAATCATGCTCTTTGTCCAACCTGCCACAACAGTCAGAGCCGCAAGGACCACTGCCACAGAGACTACGATCTGCATGATCTTCAGAGGTCTTGGAGTCctggagaagaaaatgaaagacaGGAGCATGTAAGGGAGCAATAACAATGACAGCCATCATGGTGTAAtactttgaatgttggaccaaggttcaaatcccttcgAGTCATGGAAGCCCGCTAGGTGACCTCagacaagtcccactctctcagcctcagaggaggacaatgatggcaaacctcttctgagtaAGGCTTGCCAAGATAACCTTTGCGGCGGGTGCAcctgcactgtataaataatgcagtttgacaccccactttaaatgctgtagcatCCCTGGGATCCCTGGGATACTGGTGCCTTGCTAAAGTACAAGTCCCACAGtgccataggatagagccatggaagttaaagtggtatcaaactgcattattcataTAGTTGCACCCagagtgtcaccataagttggagtcatgAAGGCACCTGAACCATAAAGGCAATGACAGCAATTTGTCAGAATGCACCACTCTGGTTCAGTTTAACCTTAAAGCAGGCAGCTTCCAGAACAACTCCCCAGATGTACTTAGAGTGAAAGTCCCAGCACTCCTCACCCTTGACTATGTTTGAGGTCttctgatgggagttggagtccaacgaCAACCAAGAGGGATGCGATATTCCCACTTTTAACTTAAAGCAAGAGGGTGCCATGTTGCCCCACACCATTGCTATAAATAATGCACATACCCCATCACCTCTCCAAACACTAACATTAAAGTAGGTTGCCAACTGATCAGATTCGTTCTGCTCTTCTGCCTCTAGCAGCAGCTTGATTAGAAGAGGAGAGTACATGAAGGTACATGAAGGTTTTTGGAGGCATGGAGAAATGCATTAGTAGCTGGAAATGGCAGCAGGCCAAGCTGCTGATTAAGGCAAAGGAGCAGAGTGCATTTAAAAAGTTGGCAACCTTCCCTGCAAATGGTGTAACCATTCATTGGGTTCATCATATGTAGCTGACTCTTACACTGCCTCCCACATCATCTCACTGGCTGCCTCCCAAAAGACAAAGCTTTATCTCAGGAACACAGTCGAACAATGGAACATTTCATCTTTGCCTGGAGTGGATCTCTtattgacccccaaaaccccaTAGAAGACTTTAAAGAAATTGTGATGACCCACAAAATGGTTCGATGAATATTATACAGAAGACACAAATGAGTGTTTCGACGATGGATCTGTGCGGTTTTGCCTACAATAGAACTGAGCAACTGGGATTTCCAAACTCTTGATCCTTGAATATCCTTGCATTTTTAATATCAATTGGGGCCAGTGAGATATCAAAGCTTGACCTGTTGAATATTTCTTGCATGGAGCCTTTGAAAGCAATAGTAGTTTGCATCCCTTCTGGGGCAAAACACGCTAAAACTGAAGATGATGAAAAATAAACCTATTGTCTGGTGGAACGGAGATTAAAAACCTCCTTTTACAAATGCTTCATTCTCTCCTGCTTCATTCAACCTGCTAAACTggcgggggattctgggagcgtTAGTCCCCAAAAGGACTTTTCCAGACTCTGAGCAAACGACTGTCACCGAAACAAAGCTACTATTGATCTATATTCTAAAAACCAACCTTCACACTCCTTCCTTGCAATTCTCAAAACCACTTTCTTGACTAttgaaatatttccaaaataCACTTATTTGCTCCAAATGCAACAACCATCATGGCAATATCACTTCCTCCATCATGACCCACCTTTTCCCTCCACTTACTTGTATCAGGGAGTGGAGGGCCTATCATCCACCACAaaagcctcactcagctgctGTTCCCTATAAGCTTGTTCTCCTTCCTCCGAGGGTTTGCAACTTGAATCCTGGTGCCCTGTCTCCTCCTCcgtctcctccctccataataGAGTTGATCCATCCCTTCTTGGAAACTCAACTTTTCCAACCAGTCTGAGAtgctggaagaaaacaaaagagtgcctttgttgttgttgttgtgtgcaatcTAGTTTCTTCACACTTGAACCCACTGCTTCAAAAACAGAAGGAAGGGAAGATGTGTTTCTTCATGCGCTGAGTGCTGCTTCAAAACAAGTTTGCAAAAATAAAGGGTGAGATTGCGGTAAAGGATGCGGAGAAACCCAGAATTATAGACCCCCAAGGAATCATCTACTCCAACCTTGCACCATGTTGGAACCCAAGGCTAAAGCGTTCCCCAGGGATCGCTCCCACTACGATTTAAAGCGAATCGCTGATCGGTTTAATAGggccatcgttcccatttgaaactggttttgTTTGATCGGTTTCAATCacgaacctgttttttccagacactagtttcctagcggttcttttgaaatgaattgtTTCCggagtgtgttcaacaagtgggagtGACTTCGATAGAAGATCAatagaagatttgattgattgattttgcaactacttgcaatccgTTGAGGCCAGCGGTTGCAAAAACCAATGAATCTGATCTATCAgtttttgtaaaaatgaaattgacagaagatttgattcactggttttgcaactacCTAATTGCAGTATTgttggtgtcatggtttgagcattaggccatgactctggaggccagggttcgaatttcTCCTTGACTGTGGAAACCTCCAAGgaaaccttggccaagtcacactctctcagcctcagaggaaggcaaaggaaaaccttcTCTgcatgaatcttgccaagaagacaggtttgccttagggttgtcctaAGTAGGAAATAGTTTGTTGGAAcaggaaagaaaacaaggaaaataaATTCTCTGAGTCATTGCAAACGGTTATAGTACTTTGGGGTATGCATTTTACTGCCGCAGTAACAGAAATAGAAGGAGTCATGGAAAATAGAAAAGTAAATTAAAAGCAACCAATCCATAAAAATGTGCCGTTCGTTCGGTTTCTGGGAATGCATCTTATTGTTCTGCGtaaaccacaaacaaacaaacttccagATGGAGTTGGAAGCTGGCTGAATTTTGCTGCTGAGTGTTGCAATGCTCCAAAAGACATGAAGGTTAAACCCTTtgaatttggggagggggtcttGGGGGAGAGGTGCATCATGGGTAATTTGACCAGGAAGAAGATGTGAGTGACCCCTGCTGACCATCCAAAGGATTTAGAGAAACAAAGAGCATTCCAAGGGTGCATTCCTACTATTTAAAGCAAATCACTGATCGGtttatatgaccatcgttccTATTTGAATTGCAATTGCAATGAAACGAGGCACATGCAgaaaacccagtttttccaggtgcgactttcctagcagttcttttgaCAAGAATCGATTccgaagtgtgttcaacaagtgtgAACAACGGATcgttctggaggagagggactaatgGTTTACCATCCTTCCCCTATGCGCTttcgctgcctttgtgcttccggTGTGACCTACAAGCGCATGATCATTTCTTTTACaaattaaattgatagaagattcgattcattcaATTTTAGCAGCTGATTCTCTGCAACTGGGGTCGATGCTTAAAGCATTGGGCTTCAAACTATCATTACAACTGCGTCCGCACTCCAGAaataaaccaggattcaaacccccgCTCTGCATAGAAACCCACTTGTTggctttgggcaagccacatctacactgcaggaataatgcagtttgacaccattttagacAGTTAAAAAGCCTAAAACATAATTCTACAAACACAgctacaaaatataaatataaaccaaACCTCTGCTGCATTTGGTTCTTTTTTAGGGTGTGAGCCCTCTTTGCAAAACCTCTGAGGATAAGGCATCCGTTTTATTGTACCGATCTATTTTTATTGCAATAGTTACCGAGATGCTTTTTGAAGGAGATGCAATAcaaaacatttcccccccaataaataaagacattaaaaaacaaacaaacaggggaAATTAGCTTGTATGTATTTAGCAACAGGACAAGTTGTACAAGTTGCACATCCCCTCCGCCGTGTTTCATGTCCGTACTTGTTTCCGTTTGTGGGTTTTAAACATGCAACCAAGGCTGGGAACCTTCCAAAATCAGCTGTTGCTCTTTCCATCTTTGTTTTCTTATTCCCTTTTCATGCAAGCTTGCCTTCATGTTTCCATTTTAGCCCAGACCGAATTGCTCAAATCAAATTGAAAGAGGGAAGTCGGTCATCCTATGATGCAAATGGCCTAATGCTGCTCCATGGAACAAACAGTCCAGCTCCACAGTGTTCTCTTTCTCAACCTCCCTTGGCCCCCATCTTGAACTGGCACCAGCCCCACCATGCATCCGGACCGATGGGAAAGGACCAAAGCCCCACGCATGCATCCCACTCCGGACGGGGTTATTTGCGTTCATGGCACAATGTTTGTCCCAAGAGCTGCTGGCCTCCTTtcacttccctctcctccttcttcctccagagacacagaagaggctgaaCTCCAGTAACCTCCAACTGGAATCCTATTTGGAGGATTTCTTTTATCTCCAGCTCCACATTTCTTGCAAAAGACAAGAAACAGACTCAGCTCAGAAAGCCTTGGTTTTCACTGAGAAACTCAACTTCCCCCACGGCCTTCCCAAGCAAGAGagaaactcctctctctctctctctctctttctttctttctttctgtttctttttttttattttctttatcaaTTTCCATCCCACCTTCTCCAATAATGAGAGTGGCTgagaatccttccttccttctttccttccccttcttcatAATGCCTTTCCTTTATTCTTACAAGcgagaagttcttcctaaggttctTACTCTTTTCTTATAATCTTGCAATTTAAATTTGACATGAATGAATGGGTCTGACACCAAACCAGGCCTGAGCTCCCAAGAGGAGCAAGAAAGGTtaaaactaaggctgttgtactttggacatgccaGATTGTGATCTGTCACCTGCTCATAGGAAAAAGCGATAGTATCTCCAAAATGGCAATAGCCAAGGACTCCATGAAGGAAGCCAGgactgactttgcaagacctgagaagggatTTTTATAGCAGGGATcacttgggggtctctcattcagaggggtcaccataaatcaaagccaactCAATGGCAaatgtaacagcaacaacagtgttaCATTATTTCACCAATGGTGCCCATCCATCTGTGCGAAAAGACTCGGTTGTGTGTTTCTCTCCATTGGGACAAGCAGAGGACTGGCTCCAATGGACTTGTTTTTCAGTCCTGCTGCCCACAAAGAAGTAATTTGTATTTAGAAGAAAGGGACGAAAACAGAAAGCAGAGGCACTTTCCAAATGCCCTGGACGCTGGCCCAGCTCTTGCAGCAACGCTTTCCCAAAGGAAAGTCTCTGTTTGAGACACATAGGAGcaatctatctttctttctttgaattaaTAAATGTTTAACTAGTAAATGTTTTCATATAGATAATATAGTCATGCAAAGCATgcataaaaacagataaaacctcAGATGATACGCCTAGATTCAAAAGGAAAATAAACAGAAAGAGATTCCATTCTCTGTCTCTGGATACGAAATTAAGAGGACGGAGCATCTTTccaaaggtttgctatttggaatttatcctttaaatatatatattttttcaagccatggatgcttgaatccaaaaaaatctgtggataaggatttatttatttatgtatttattcatatatatatactgtatatatatcttAAAAAGCCACTTTTCAGCTGTCGATGTTGCATGCCTTCGAGtcacaaccctaaggcaaaggtatcatggggttttcttagcaagatgtgtccaaaggaggtttgccattgccttcacctgaggctgagagagtgtgacttgcctaaagtcacccaatggatttcatagctgagccttgaatcgaaccctggtctccagagtcacagcccaacattcaaaccgcagTGGGCCTGCAAAACAACATACTGTAAAATAATCGAAACCGGGACCAGACCccaaccaatggattcaaatgacaaataATGCTGCTGCTGATCTGGctaaacatcaggaggaccttcccaaaggtaagagctgttcagcagtggcaTGTATTCCCTTGGGCTCTCCTTCTTCGGAGGCAGAGATTAGATGGCCATTTTGGAGAGGTCTTTCAGCAGTGGAtccttgcatggcaggggcttggattatatggcccttgggggtcccttccatggTTCAATGGTTCTGCAGCCCAGACTCTGCAAAGAGGGTTTTCAGTGCCCCCCAATGCTTCTATTTGCCTCCAACTGAAGGAAAGGAGCAAGCGAAGGGTATTTTGAAACCACTCCTTTGTATAATCAGATATGGAAAAAAACAGCGTATCCTATATTAGCCTTTGGATAAACAAATGATGTGTTTGTTGAAAGAGTGTGTGGGGCGTCTGTGTGTGGAAAATTCCCAAGGAATGGCCAAAGAAACAACCTAATGGTCCTAATAGCCATCCCTCCCTGATTG
It encodes the following:
- the APOC1 gene encoding apolipoprotein C-I, with amino-acid sequence MQIVVSVAVVLAALTVVADSEVQTVTEPTLSQKFERFQHDVQTFVDRFGEKTKAAFQGLHQSEISNKTRSWFSETFQKLKEKFRTPFSREEPN